ctatcggaaggataggagaccctactagatctacgaggtggaggaggtactacgtatactggctctgtatgaataggttctataggatccatgactcgttgcttttcagagactctctcttcaagctcaatttttctcccactgcctctatcaaggataaactgtttttccaagaagacggcatgtcggctcacaaatacattgtgatcctctgagacgtaaaaattgtatcctaatgacacCTTGACCCAATCTGACTAATAGTGGTAATTCCAACAGGAATCAAAATTAGAACAGAACTGTCATGGCAATCAAATCACTGTATCCCGATACTGAAAAAAATCTGAATTAATAACTAATAACAGGATATAGGCTACAAAACCCCGTGACCGCTCATACATCTTTGCCCTTTTCTATGCATTTGCTAATCCTTCCTTGTTGATTATTGATTCTTCATTGTCCAGTGTAGTGAATCCTTGGCTTGCCTCCTCATATTTATGTTAGTACATCTTTCTTTATTGATGACAATCAATTCAATGGCCTCATGTTCGTTGAAGCGGGCTTATAACTATGTTAGTTTCTTTATGACAAAGATTCGAGTTAAAATGGCACGATGaatctttgaaaaaaaattacaggTCCTCTATCACAGAAATAGCTTATGGCTAAATCTTTAAGAACCTTTAAACTATTTTCAAACAATAATATGATTTTGGCTCTGTCTTTATGAATAATTAGCTCTCTATTATTAATTATCTCAAAAGTTTTATTTCAAAAGATCATGTAACCTAACATGTTCTAGATAGTCATTTTTTCCATGGTTCATCCCAAACAAAGGTCAGAAACATTATAATTAAGAATTCTTTTTCTAAAGGATCCTTTAGAATTTACCAGATACATTACTATTGGTAGACTAGCACTCTCAACAATCCTAAACTTGGAATTGCTATTGTTTCAATCTAACAATTCTTCTAGTCCATTTTCACTGCAGTCTAACTCCCGTCACTTCAAAAACATTTGCCTATCATCAATGCCAGATCTGATTCTGCTACTGACAATTCCAGGATCTTCAGTAGCTCATACATTTGGCATAGATGACAATATAATGGAAAAGGGCTCCTATTTAGGGAAGTTAATATGTTAACATCATCTAGCATAAGATGATAGCATAACATAAACATTTCAACATGATCCTGAAATTGAACAGCACAAGGTGGTGGCGGAAATCATTCGACATATATTTATGTAATAAGCATTGTATGCAACAATAAGGCCACTTCAGAGggacatacacctcctcatgcTACATAACGGAGGAGACTTCTATGTATGTTACACATTCCCTTAGTATCTCTATAATAAGTCCCCTGAGATTGTGGATCCTTTATCATCTCTTTTAATTAGTTTCTAGTTGTTTAACTAGAAAACAAACTCTTATTCATCTAATCCTAACTTAATCAGATCATGAACACACCATTTTCGCTTTCTCTGAAAGAGGGTTATCTTTTTTATATTGTATCCATTGTCAACAGCCAAAATCACAACCATCTTCATTTGCACCTTTGCGCGCACCCAAAGGAAATTGATGATCAATCCTCAAATTCTATATAAATCATATTAACCAACATAACACATTCCACATTCTCTTTGCATTTagtcaataaaaataaattcttCTCAAAGATTTGCAGCCAGTAATGATCAAGTCTCTGCAGCattctttttgttttcaaaatccACCAAATCTATGAACCCTTTAGAATCCCTGGGTTCATCTCCTCCCTTCTAAATTTTAGCTTTTAGGGTGACTTAGTTAATAAATTGATGCAATTATGAGATTTATATCTAACTTGCATGAAATCCATGGGcttttttaaatctttttttttttctactttgCTGCTTGTCAGGCGTGATCAAATTCAAACAGAATGATGGTCTGAGAAAATAAATTAACTTAATTTTCAGAAAGATAAAGAAGTATCAACAAGGAATCAACCACTTTGACAAGCTCACCTCCTTGCACCACAAACATGGGTGCAACTACACAGTTTCACATTTCTTCTCTTACCCTCTTAATTTCTGATCAGCTTATATAATGAGTCGTAGAGGCTAAGATCTATAACCTCCATCTGATTACCAGTCATAATCAGATGCATATTATTCAGATGTCAATTTATTCACGCCAAGCCCAACTGCTCCATTTAGGAAGCATACCCTGGCTTcttgaaagaaaggaaaggcAATGTCAAGCGATTTATTCAATAACAATGATGTCAATTATTGCGGTATGCTTCATCAGGATATCAATGTGGATAACTAGGATCAAAATGGAACCCAGAAAAAATAACTGTGAATTATAGCAAGGGCCTGGGATATGACAAAGCTAAACGCCTAAACCCCTTGTTTTCCAGCTATGTAGAGCAGAAATTCTGAGATCGCATAGTTTCTGCCACGTGTCCTACATACTGCCAGACGGAGAAGAACAAAGTTAGCAAAAGACGCTAGGCGTCCACCTCACATTCACGTGAACGCATGCTCACGTGCATCGAGAACCAAAGGCCCATTACCCAGATCTCTGTTTGTCctttgtctttcttttcttgtaaCACTATCATTTGTCACCTAGTTGGCCccatactccccctttcttcaTCAAGTCATTATAAACTTTATTAACTATACGTTATGTAAAGCACTGGTCTGGAAATAAAATTTGATAAAAGAATAGGGCGACCTCGTAAAGTACCTGACTGACGAATCCAGTCTCCAGCATCCATTCCGAGGGGATCCGAAACCCCTTGTATCTGATCGTCGCACTTTCTCGAACACGTGACAGGTTGTAAACCCCTTGCTCTAACCTGTTGTAGGATATTAAGAACATTTTgatgaggatttttttttaaaagaaaaaaaatcaaatcgcTTCTAGATCGATAAAGAAAAGATGGTGTAAATACTTCTCGAAAAGGGCTTGCATCTTCTTGAGAGCAGAAGCGCAGCACTGGCGGGTGTCGTCGCGGAAGGACGACGCCTCGGACTCCAACTTCTTTAGATCGCAGTAGCCGAACGCGGCTTCTCGCATCGCGTCCGCCTTGTGCTCCGGCCAGTCGAAGTGCTTCAGCACCGCCCTCTCGTCCACCTGGCATTGCCGTTTCCCAGTCACTGACCTGGGGCCCGATGTTCAATTTTATTATAAAGACGGTAACGAAGAATACCAGGAAAGAGAGCTCTTCGTCGAGCCATTTGACGAAGGCGACCACGTCTTCGATGCTGGCGAAAGCGGCGTTCTCCACCTCCTTTATGAGGAACCTAATAAAATCCCCCTGCGTCTCCACGTCCGTCTTTATCTGTAACAGCGTGACATGAAAAGCAGTCAAAAAGAACTGGATTTGCTGCGGCTTATCTAACAACAAAACCAATAGAGAGACAACTGACGCGTAACACGTACGCCAGACGAGGTTCAAGATCAAATAAAGGCGGGGAGGGATATGGGATAATGGGACTGGGGAGTGAACCAGATCGAACCAAGTCGTGACCTTGACTCAATGACGACCATGTCCCCGTCACGAAAGAAAGGGCAATTTGGCAATTTAAACAGAAGAGATTCACAGGAGCCTTGGTGACGGTGACGCTACGATAGTGCTGGAGAGGAGGCAAGGAGACGGTGACGGGACTTACAGCGAGGAGGTAAGCGGATCGGTTCTCGATCTCGCCGATCATGTTCCGCGCGTTGGCGGCGGCGGGCGCGTCCGGCACTCCGCTTCCGGACTCCCGCTTCGAGTCCCTCCGCATCAGCGAGTGGTAGAACTCCACCACCTCCGGCACCCGCCTCACGGACGCCGCCGCCGATCTTGACCCCTTcgcaggaggcggcggaggcggaggcggaggaggaggaggacgtgcTCTGGCTCCCGGCACCGGCGGCGGTATCGGCGGCAAGCCCGCCAATTTGGgagctttatttcttgtaatagCGGTCGTCTCGGAGGTAGACGAGGATTCCGATGAGGACGAAGAGCATGTGGGGATGGAGGACATAGAGGGCATCGGAGGTGGTCTTGGAACCCTGGGAGCTCGAGGTTTTGAAATCTCTTGTCTATCGCCGCGAGATTCTTGGGTCCTCTCGGTTTCCCCTTCCTCTGCCTTAGAATCCATAGGCTCCGGCTTCTGAATCTCTTGACTTGAAGCAAAGCCGATGGTTTTGGGGCCTTTTTTCAAGTTCTTGAGAAGATTTGATCTCGCGGAGGCGTCGATGAGCCCCTGGAACCTCTGGGACGAGGAGCACTCGTCGGTCTCCGCTGTCCCGGCGGAGAGCCTCCTCGAGTCGCCGGAGCTCTGCTCCAACACGGACGTCCTTCTCAGCTCCACGATCTCCGCCTTCAGTTCTTTGATCCTCCCCTCCTTCCGCCGGCCTTCCTCCTCTTCGTCCTCGATCTTGGACCGCAAGCTTTCTACGTCGAGTCGCAGTGCTTCCTTCACCGCCTCCAAGCGCTCGGTCCTCTCCTTGAGCCGGCCGAGCTCGTCGTTCTTGAAGGAGATCTCCTTCTCGAGGAAGGGGACGATGGCGACGGTCTCTTTGAGGATCTTCTGCTCGAGGAGCTGGGTGCGGAGGCGTGACTCCTTCTCCTGGAGCTCCTCCACGAGGCGGAGGAGCTCGGCGACGTCCGGCGGCCGCGGCTGGACCTGGGCGGAGGAGCGGGGGAAGTAGACGCCAAAGGATCGGGCGAAGACGGCGGCACCGCCCTTGAAGTTGGAGGGTGGAGCCTTCTGGGAGCTCGGGGACGACGAGGACCGCGAGGGCGTCTCCGACTTGGGCGTCACCGGGCTTTTCTGGAACCCCATCGCTGCCTTGACCTTTCCGGCCACCATCGCCCTCGTCTCTTATCCCTCTCCTCTTTATACTATCTCTAGACCGTTCAATCTGAATCAAACGATGGTAGCGGCTCCAGGCTGAAGCGGCGAGTCCGGTCTCGGAGTCCTTTTGTGTCGTGGCGGAGATACGAAGGGAGTGGGAGGGAACACAGAAGTCGAGGAACGgtctgctttctttcttttactttcttGGATCCAAAGTTTTGAAACGAGGGGGGAAGTTGCCCAAAAAAAATGACGAGGGAAGACTTCCTGGAACGGAACAGATATGGCGCTGGAAGAGCAACGGCAGGACGATGCGGTGGGGTGCGATCAGCTGTTTTGGCCCGGATACCAAAATACCCTGCCATGACATGTCGCCATCGTAGCGCACAAAGAAATGCCCGCCTTTCTAATCGATTTATGGctctttaatattatattaaaactGCAGGTAATTTATTTGTTTAGGATGGGCCTGAACATAGCGGGAGGTACATCTGGTGCTACTTGTAGGACGGAAACCAAAAAATAAGATAGGGTCAAATCTGATAATAAATGAAACATTGGAGTTTATATTATATTGCTTATTGAAtaatacttttattttttttggggaaAATAGAGACCCAAGCCCTTAAAAAATCAGATCCATAAACACCTGCCATTAACAGACAAGTAAGCTTAGGTTAAAATGGACCTCGCTTTTTCAGCAAATGACTGCTTGAGTTACCGCTGATGCCATAAAATCGATCATTTCTTgtcattatttaatatattgatCTTTTGGGTTAGTAGACTCTACCAAGCTGGGGGAAACTGGAAGAGATTTAAAATACTAATCATCATGTATTTAAAATTCATTTGTTTCGTGAAAAAAATTTTAccgcataaaaaaataatttttaaaaagttgatatctgaatatattatatttgaGAAAATGATTTTGATATATTTGATTCACTACGAGTATTTTCTTTCTTAAGTAAGTTGTGTAAAGTATCATttgtatttttaataaattgactaaaataacataattaagtTTCTAGAATTAagggtattttttttaaaagtagatttttcttgattccaagcgttaaaaaaatagttttttcataTCACATATGAGTgtctattttttataaatatagaaaatttatttttatgaattttttctatttttcttattaaaaatttccaatcaaatataagctattttaatattttttattgatcataatttTCGTTGACCCCTTTCGGTGAATCAAACATAAAGTTGTGGCAGGTGATATTGAAGTGGCACTTAACAATTATGTTAGAAAGGTAGGCAAGCTTTTGTTCTGAGATCGGTGTGGAATATTCTCATGATATTTTAACTACGTAATCTTGTGGTGGACTAGCTGATTTTACGTTTGGTGTTTTTCGCAATTACATATGTAATAACAAGTTCAGTATTCAAGTACAAGTcatctaaaaataataatttaaaattcaaaaaaatctaCTAAATTTATCTAAATTTTGGAAACAATTCAGAAAAGctagaattaaaaaaatcacgaaccataatttttataaacttattcattaaaaataagtATTGACTAgccaaaaataataaatgataGCAACAAACATTATGGCAAACAACAATATATCATATTATTAGTTTATGCCGAATAAAATTTCTTAATTTATTATGAGTACATcatgaataaatcataaaatttaagtaaatttgttttcaaagaATATTGGAGAATCATTCACTAAGAGAAAACTCGAGAATAATTTGGAAAATTTTAGTACTTTGGGGAATATCATAACTATGGTTGTGCTCAATTTCTTCTCGCAATGCCCTTATGGGGCAGCCATCTAAACCGTTCCGGCGAAGGAAGGAAACTTTTTTCTGAGTGGCGCTTAAATCGGAGGGTCCAGTTTTGACATCAATTACTGCTCATGTATTGCAGAGTCACAAATGAGTGGACAAAAAGGAACCTGGAGGCAAACAATTGAACTCGATTCCTAGGCGGCCAAGTCCTATCTCAGACACCAATTCGCTGTAAATTATATACAGTAATCCCAAGATTTTCCAattcactagagtcatcaatgTGGACTCGGAGAACTTTGTTCTGTAGTAGCTGGCCCTTCCCCTAGAAACGGGAATCTTAACATCTACGGAAGCGGGGAAGAGTGAAGAGAGTGAAGGCCACCTGGGACGCCAGCGGCGAGGtgagcttctttcttttcttttcttttctttctttttttttttttttttttttggtgaaaacaaTAATTCATACAAGTCTAATACAAGCACATCCTGCCAAATCacgaaaaagtaaaaaatataaaaaaagaggTATGTCAACTGTGGATGTCTAGAGAAACTCTTCGGAATACCGAACGACTGCTTTGTTCGCCTTCCGAAACATATGTGCTGCCTAAAATTCATCCATCTCCTGAACCAATCTACAGGTCTTACGAATGAGGGGATATCCATCACCATACATGTCTGCTTTCTGTATTCAGTCGATCACCAAGTACCTGCCTCGCATAGAATATACCTTCGAGATAAGCTTCAAACGATCGTTCTGCTGGTGGCTTTGCCTTAATCGGCTACTAATGAAGTAAGAGGAGTTCGAGGAACGTTAAGAAATAATTCTTCTAGCGTCGTCTCCTCAAGAACTCGATTAGTTGGGCCGCCGCTCCTTAGCACGCGTGCTCTCGTGATTTTAGTCGAGCCAGCGGTGGCGAACTTTTATTTGGAGCAGGGAAGAGTGAAGAAGACGCTGATGGTAATAATACAAATGATGGAGGTTGATTTGCAAATGAATGAAGCCGGAGGGTGGGGGAGCCGATTGTGTTATCGGCACTCACACCAACTACGTGATCTTGCTGACGTGGAGGTGGAGAGGAAGGTGCTTGGGAGAGGATGGAGAGGTGGAAAGCAAGCAACATGcgtggaaagagagagaggaaatagTAGGGTGATAATACGTGATCGAGCAATGATGCCGATGGAACACCCTATTCTATGGAGGGTTCggattgtatctttcatgcCAAAGATTGTTCGATCGCTTTTTCGCACAAAAGAATGATCGAACTTTTTTTGCGATGTCGATTGTTGAATCGTGCCCTATGTAGATCTTTAAGCACTCCAAACACTTTTATCCATTCGCCTGCATAATCTCGAACTAACCATTGCGTCATCGTAGATTCATACAAAGGAAGATGAATCCTCTTTCTTTTGCAAGTTTAATAGACAGCATGTATCTCACTACACATGTTAGGCTACAGTGTAGATTGACAAATTCTACTCTTTGGTTAGCTGTTCGAATGTTGAAATCATAGTGATCTCATTAACTATGGATGTGTTATCACGAGCTAATTTCCAAAAACCAAATCTAGTATCAACGAGCACGTGGAATGTgaaatagagtaagaaagagggAAAAGATTTGAAAAGCTTTTGTTCACCATGGTACGTATGTTTTGTTGATAAATGGGTGTAATAGTTTCATGTGATGGCGGTCCTTAAACTTTGTTTCCACTGCACACAGAATTTTAGAAAAAAGTTGGTAGGGACTTCTACAAAAATAGGTAGACTTGAATTCCAAGCGAATTTAATGCCCTATTCGTGGATTGCATTAGATATCTCTCCCGTTGGCATGAGCACAGTCATACTATTGCATGTGCACAGAAAGTAAATTTCTCTAAAGAGTTAAAGGAAAACACTTTTACTGAGATCTCCAATATATAAGGAAGATGAGAATAATAGATCTCAGATAGGCAAAAGTACAGTAAACTAGATTGTAGCCCTGCACCGCTCGTTCAAATGTTGGATTCTTTGTACGACTGCATGATCTCTTTTCATTCTCAAGTGCTGTATATGGATAAATGTTGAATCATTTTCTTTGAAATGGTTGGTGGTGATTCCCTCCACCAATATCTTCGGCAAAGTTGGGTAAAATTGAAGAAACTTATTGTAAATCGCAAGATAGAAATTGTTCTAGTATCACTTGGAAAGATTGAAAACTACAGACCAGCAACAAAGATCAACAAGCCACATGTggctttgtgtgtgtgtgtgtgtttgtgtgtgtgtgtgagagagagaaagagaataaGAAAAGAACAGAAGGTACAAAAACATTGCCAAAGTTTTGGTTGAAAGATGGATGACAAAGTAAAATGTTACACGAAAGATAATGAAATAATTATAGTTGAGGGCCTAGCTATTTGGGTAATCCAGCGGTATAGGACTAAATTTTCTATTAAATTTGTGGATTGGACAACATATTTAAACATGGCTCGTATCAATCCAACACCTTCTAACCAGAATCTTGTGAGAAAAGAAAAGCTGATGGGTTTTTTTCTTCCCGTATATCAATAGACTTCCAATCTAGAATTTAGGTTGAGACTTAGAAAGGCCTTTAAAAGATGCACGACGGACAGGCTAAACATGACGGATTTCTGCAAGAATATCCAAGCAAACTCTTgatatattttaatttctttataaGTTGGGGATAGACCAGCAATCCAAACGCATGCCCTCCCTCTTACGAATCTTGGAAATCTTTTGCTCTTCTTACACTGTAAAGAAAAACATGGTCTAATCTACCACAGATTACACAATATGATTCAAATGGAAATATTGAGGCCCTATTTACGACCCATATAAGTTTAACAAGAATAGTTAAAGTTTTCCATTTAggcatttttttctctttaattagtcaaaactATTGAAACCATCCATCCAAACATATTTAACCAAGTTAAAGAGGAGTAGGTATCAGAAGGTACATTTTAGTTTTTCTAAAATCCCGAAAGGCCGCCTTCTTTGCTGCTCCTCTACGGATGCGAAAAATTGTTTGGTTGAATAAGTTAGATAAGCAGACTTTATTCGAATTTCTGGAagcttctttggcaaatcaaaCAAGTATGGCCAACTCCGAAACTGCTGGATACAACTTCAAACCTACTAGAATAAACCTTGTACTCCGAAACCATGTTAAGGGAAGGCTCTATGAAGTACTAGGACACCTTAGGAAGTATTTTTATGTTTAATTGTATTCCCACAACCTTACTATAGATATCCACATGTAGATAGACCTTACCATCAATCCTGAAATAGGGATCCCATCCAAAATAATAAACAGAGATTTCTCTATTGGATAATTTAAACTCCGTAGTTATTCAACACAAAACAGACTTCAGTATTGTGCTGCAAATTTGGCTAAAGTGATGCATCCCCTGTTCCATGGTAATTGTGGCATACCACATTGGTCTCCATCTCGGACTCAAATGATGGTCTGTCACAAGGGTGGAGTAGTGTAGGGACCTTCAAGCAAGCCGGTGGCGATGAAGTGGTAAGCGGCTTCCGTCAAGTGAAAGCCGTCCCAGTTCACATACGATGAAGGGTGCGAGcacaccgtcgagctcggctgcCCACACAGGGCCAGTGGGCTAAAATTGTAAGGGCCATCTCCACCACAGCAAGCCACAAAAATATTGCGCCCAAAGCCTGCCAAACATTTATAAAattagcaatatatatatatatatatatatcttgttCAGTATTGTATCGATTGCTAATCAGAGAAATCATATCCTATACAGTATGCACTGTATGGCCTTGCACGCTGTCAATCATAGACATTCCTTCCTATAGTGGTGCATTAAGATGAATGCATGACGAATTGCCTAGGAACCCTCAAAGTCGTGGATGCAAACCCTAATTTCGAACTTCACTTGCAATCGGGACGTCTCACCCCCAATATGTGTACTGAATTGCCTAGGAACACAAACAAGCACATCCATCAACGGAGGTCGAATTCTAGCAGCGAATGAGAATAGAGGGTGGTCGTTTTCGTCTCTTGACTTTTTGTGGAGGAAATCTAATTCCCGTGTTTTTTAGTGTGACATAAAAATATGGTGCTATTATAGATGGGAACATAGGCCAAATGACAATTGGAAGTATTAGTCACAGATGCCATAAACTTCTAAATGAGAGAGATGCACATGACATTAGGTTTGCTAGGTTGAGCTGGCCAGAGGTACTGTGGGACATAGCTCAACACAGGAAGGCATTGGCCCAAGCAGGGACCAGCCCGTGCTTGTCTGAAGGCTACAGTAGCGGTGAATAATTACAGTATTcttaaagaaagattaaaactgATTACGAATAGATTAATATATTCATATAGCCGAAGAAGAAAGCTCACCGAAATGCTGTGGAGAGCGTGAGATCGGATTAGATGCACCATAGTAGTCGGCGTACATAATTCTCGCCCGTGGATACTTTCTCCGGAGCTCGTCCAATGCCCGGCGAAGCAAGGCATTGTGGTACTTGGCAAACCCGTTGAGCCACCTGAGGCACCC
This is a stretch of genomic DNA from Phoenix dactylifera cultivar Barhee BC4 chromosome 9, palm_55x_up_171113_PBpolish2nd_filt_p, whole genome shotgun sequence. It encodes these proteins:
- the LOC103704232 gene encoding protein CHUP1, chloroplastic-like isoform X2 → MVAGKVKAAMGFQKSPVTPKSETPSRSSSSPSSQKAPPSNFKGGAAVFARSFGVYFPRSSAQVQPRPPDVAELLRLVEELQEKESRLRTQLLEQKILKETVAIVPFLEKEISFKNDELGRLKERTERLEAVKEALRLDVESLRSKIEDEEEEGRRKEGRIKELKAEIVELRRTSVLEQSSGDSRRLSAGTAETDECSSSQRFQGLIDASARSNLLKNLKKGPKTIGFASSQEIQKPEPMDSKAEEGETERTQESRGDRQEISKPRAPRVPRPPPMPSMSSIPTCSSSSSESSSTSETTAITRNKAPKLAGLPPIPPPVPGARARPPPPPPPPPPPPAKGSRSAAASVRRVPEVVEFYHSLMRRDSKRESGSGVPDAPAAANARNMIGEIENRSAYLLAIKTDVETQGDFIRFLIKEVENAAFASIEDVVAFVKWLDEELSFLVDERAVLKHFDWPEHKADAMREAAFGYCDLKKLESEASSFRDDTRQCCASALKKMQALFEKLEQGVYNLSRVRESATIRYKGFRIPSEWMLETGFVSQIKLASGKLAMKYMKRVSSELEAIAGGPEEEELMLQGVRFAFRVHQFAGGFDVETMRAFQELKDKARSLRNQC
- the LOC103704232 gene encoding protein CHUP1, chloroplastic-like isoform X1, with translation MVAGKVKAAMGFQKSPVTPKSETPSRSSSSPSSQKAPPSNFKGGAAVFARSFGVYFPRSSAQVQPRPPDVAELLRLVEELQEKESRLRTQLLEQKILKETVAIVPFLEKEISFKNDELGRLKERTERLEAVKEALRLDVESLRSKIEDEEEEGRRKEGRIKELKAEIVELRRTSVLEQSSGDSRRLSAGTAETDECSSSQRFQGLIDASARSNLLKNLKKGPKTIGFASSQEIQKPEPMDSKAEEGETERTQESRGDRQEISKPRAPRVPRPPPMPSMSSIPTCSSSSSESSSTSETTAITRNKAPKLAGLPPIPPPVPGARARPPPPPPPPPPPPAKGSRSAAASVRRVPEVVEFYHSLMRRDSKRESGSGVPDAPAAANARNMIGEIENRSAYLLAIKTDVETQGDFIRFLIKEVENAAFASIEDVVAFVKWLDEELSFLVDERAVLKHFDWPEHKADAMREAAFGYCDLKKLESEASSFRDDTRQCCASALKKMQALFEKLEQGVYNLSRVRESATIRYKGFRIPSEWMLETGFVSQVLYEIKLASGKLAMKYMKRVSSELEAIAGGPEEEELMLQGVRFAFRVHQFAGGFDVETMRAFQELKDKARSLRNQC